A portion of the Choristoneura fumiferana chromosome 20, NRCan_CFum_1, whole genome shotgun sequence genome contains these proteins:
- the LOC141438967 gene encoding uncharacterized protein, whose amino-acid sequence MYRRRLFQILKATYRAHRRTVVHKVRLVTPVTAALLAPVSCEANEPDSEAYWDEEKLGHEFLIRQATTVNVNAATQLLTVTMVAIQDTSERLREALSKEICLVKQALEWGEDGTPPHHWDQLVAVRGALDDLKHNLRTLFSYMDYAEKLATVAAEISYLSGNIAASDAICERIDHACRSCNMQKQLTHELQQEALEMQQQAIVSAPALQDQLAKQASPKHPGKQPPQGH is encoded by the exons ATGTACCGACGCAGactgtttcaaattttaaaagctaCCTACAGAGCTCACAGGCGCACGGTTGTTCATAAAGTTAGGCTTGTTACGCCTGTGACAGCAGCATTACTCGCTCCTGTCTCCTGTGAAGCCAACGAACCTGACTCTGAAGCCTATTGGGATGAAGAGAAATTGGGTCATGAATTCCTTATACGCCAGGCCACCACAGTCAATGTGAATGCTGCCACACAACTGCTCACAGTTACTATGGTCGCCATACAAGATACAAGTGAGAG GTTAAGAGAGGCCCTGTCTAAGGAAATCTGCCTAGTGAAGCAAGCATTAGAGTGGGGTGAAGATGGCACCCCTCCCCATCACTGGGATCAACTAGTTGCTGTGCGTGGAGCCCTTGATGATCTCAAACATAATCTTAGAACCCTTTTCA GTTACATGGATTATGCAGAAAAGCTAGCCACAGTAGCTGCTGAGATATCCTACCTGTCCGGAAACATTGCAGCATCAGATGCAATCTGTGAAAGGATCGACCATGCCTGCAG GAGCTGCAACATGCAGAAGCAGCTGACCCACGAGCTGCAACAGGAGGCTCTGGAGATGCAGCAGCAGGCCATCGTCAGCGCGCCCGCGCTGCAGGACCAGCTTGCCAAGCAGGCCAGCCCCAAGCACCCGGGGAAACAGCCTCCGCAGGGACACTAG